The genomic region AATTTTTTTCCAGTGAAAATGAGAATCCATCTGCTTCACAACAGAGATCACAGTACAATCATGAAGTTACATGGATCAGAATGAAATGTCATACGTTTAAGGTTCAGGAAGATGACAGGAATATGAGTCTCCATGCCTGGCAGAGGAACCCTGTGAACGGacacaaaatgtttatttgtctgtgaCTTTGTGTCTCCATGTCAGAACAATCACAGGGAAACCATTTACAAAGCAGAGATGGAAGCACTTCCTGTAAAGTGTCCTACCATTCAGCAGGTGCTCCGGGGATGCCACTGCCAGCAGAGGGCACCATGACAgcatttctttcttctgtcaGAGTCAAGCGCCACTCCAGCAGCTGAGCCTCTCTCTCCATGTCATCCTCTGTCTTTTCTGTGCACACAACACTCAAAACTTTTAACAACTCCTTAACTAAAATCACCAGAATTTTAAGTTATAAAATTTGGAAGACACCTGCATGCTTCGCACCTCTGTGACCATGAGAGTTAAGATTTATAAGTTTTGGAATGTTTGAATGTATGGCGAGTTTCTAAATGTCCAGTAGACTGAGGTGCATTTGCGTGTTACCTGATTTGCTGACCAAGCTCTGTAGGTGCTGGTCGAGGTATTCCTGTCTCTTGGTGAGAGCAGCAAGCCACTGCCTGCGCAGACGTTCCAGATCTCTTTCCTGTCCAATAAATGAGTCAGTTAATCATCTCTGGCTTCTGTTCTGCTGCAGTTCAGTTGTGGGCTTACTATAGTAGAAATCAGACTTGTATTCTACCTGATAACTGTCCATCTCATCTGCTTCCTGGTTTGCTGTAACAGTTCTGATTTCCACACAGCCTACTGACACTGCAAGCACTATCTCTGATATCAGAGGCATGGTGCCTGAGTCTTGAACTGAACGCACATCTATCTGGATCCGCCTTGACTGACCCTAGAGATGGGAAGATAGGAAATTAGTAAGAAAACATTTAGAACACCTAGAAGTTGGTTTTGACACGAACAAATTTGCATTGCTATGTTCTCAACAACCTTAAATAATAAAGCAATACTGGCTAATACaatttcataaaaaataaaacattaatattgcatgcattttttttcataatgagTTACACCACACAATGCAAACTGGGCAGTTTCGGATTAGAGGTTTTAAACTCTAGTCAGGATGGTGGAAATAATGCACCAACATGCTGTTCACCAACCACTAATCGGCAGTTAAAAACTGAATTCTAATATAGTTTATCCAAATCCGACACAAATGTCAGCTGATTGTATTGTAAAGTATGTTTGCTAGTTCCACCTACTGTGGCCCTGTTACTGTGTCATACATACCTGCCGAAGCTGGAATATTCCTCCAGTCTGTACATCTCTAGCTGGAACCACTTCTACTGGGACAAAGTCTCCGTTCTCATTTATCTCCAGGATTTGAATCCACAGTTCCAGACGACGTGTTACCTCACTCCATCtgccacaacaaaaaaatgtcatcagatGCTGGAAAGCTAGTGTTGTAAGCCacacaaaggtgtgtgtgtgtgtgcctaccTGTCTCGTAGTGTGCGTGTCTTGGCCTGGATGATGCTGAGGTCCCACAGCGCTGGGTTCCTCCCAGCATCTGCCTGCCTGTGTCCATAAACCTCGATGGCTACTGCTCCTTCTGTGAGGTACTCTATGAAGTCCTCAGACACCGACACTGCTAGTTCCTAAAGTATCCATACAGACCAGTGTCACTACTCACAACCTATTAATAATCACTCCCCATATTAGCTAGAAAAATATCTACACACGGTTAAGCCAACAATACACGTACACAACACTAGtgacaggctttaaaaatggTTGCTATTACTCTCTAAAAGATTATCCTCCTCCCCTCCCAGTGTTCACCTTGCAGCTATCAAACACCACCATGCAGTTTGGGTCCTTGGTGCTGGGTGATGAGGATGATGGGTCAACTTCAGGAGCAACGATGATTGGCTCAGACTGATCCCAGAAAGAGTACTGACAGAAGACAAAGTTGGACAGGTACTGGGGAAGACCAGTGGCCTGCAGGATCTTAATCTGGAGATGGTAAAGAGGTCAAAATGTCTTAACAACActtaagagaaaataaagatggAAAAGCTGGATTTgactttatactgtatattaaaaagcAGCTCTAGAAATAAATCTACACTACTGAGCCAGATCTAAATGGGCTAATGAACTCCCCTCTGATTATCTATCCATCTTACCATGCATACAAGTTTACGATCCTCGATCTCACTGTCTTGGTTGTTGTCTGGTTCATCTCCTCCAGCCATGTTGTCCTCCAAGCCGCCTCCAACCCTCACCACCTCCACATGGAGACGCCCTGCAACCTGGCAACAGGGACAGGAGGGAAATACACAGAAAAGACGTTAAACCTGGTTACCATTTACTAATCCTTCTGTGTCATAtatcttttaaaataacatttgtctaATACATAATTATTGTTGTAACAACATTATGCTACTGCTACTTCTTTCTCCATTGATTTAATCAGACAGTCATTCAGGACTGGTGTCAGAGTAAATAGATGCAATATCTCAATAGTTAGATTTCCTAATTGATGTAACTGTTAAACTTTCTTCAGTTAGAATATGAGTAGAAAATGACAAAGGACTAAAAAAGGTAATGGGAATCTTGACGTGACTAAGACGTTTATGATATAGTGAGACAGAGGAATTAaatcttttatgtttttactttctGTGTAATCCAACAACAGTAGTGTCTCCCTACCTCCCCCTTCTGGTTGATGATGGGAACTGCATACTGCATCTTGACGTCATAAAAAAGACAGGAAAGGAAGACGTTGGCAACGCCGATCAAACTGTGATTTTCCTGTTCGTCAAAGAAGGGGTCAGCCCGACGGAAATATGAACGCATCACCTGGACAAGACAAAAGGAGAACAGTTTAATATACTGCATGCTTTAGCATGACTTATTCACACATAAGTTGACATCAACAGCGGTTAGTCTCtactgtttggtttgttttcattacatatttagttatttatgtcAAGCCAACTCACTGGGTTGTCATTGTCATGGAGGAGGTAATCTTGCCACTCTTGGTATAGCTCTCTCATGTCCACCAGACGGTTCTCCATCTTCTCCAAGCTCCAGATCTGTTTGCCTCGACAACGACGCCGAACCTGAATGGCTGGTTCACTGAGCACAGCATCCCtctacacacacaagcacacacagacttttagaattagaattagaaacatgactttttttttaaacagaaactGGGAAACCAGCACAAAGGTATTCGTGTTTGTGTGACCTTGCGGTTTGCGTTGAGGTTGTCTGATGGGATCTGGAGAGTGACTCTGTACTCTGTGTGTCGTTCCAGCCCCTCAGCAATGAAACAGGCTTCCTGCACCAGGGTGTTTGCCCTCATTATCTGCTCCCTCAGTCTTCTCAGACTCCTCACCAACACCGCCTCTCTGCAGGAGGCATaagtgaagaaaataaatgttgaattGGCTTATCAACACAACAAGCATGCACATACCACACTCACAGATagtctcacctgtcctcactccACTGCCTCAGTCTACTCTGAGCACTGGTTGAATGGCTCATCCCTCCCATGCTGAGTCTCTCCAGGCTGCGGTACTGCTGCCCTTGGCCTTGTTGGCCAGGTGCTAGTGTTCCAGAGTAGCCTGAGGACAGGCGGTCCGGGTTCAGTTTCTTGCGGAGCTGCTGGAGTTCCTGCTCATACATCTGCCTCTGACGCTCCAGAGCGGAGCGCTTCTCCTCTTCATGCTGTCTTTCAAGAGACTGGAGGACTGCCTGCATGGGGtctgacagaacacaacagaGGAGAGTCAGAAAACAGACGCACAAGTATAAAACTATCTGATTCTCTTTATGGATTTCatgcacatttcttttttaccaTTATTGCCGAGGGCTTTCATCATGACCTCTGTCTGGGCGAACTCATAAGAGAAGCTGACTTCACTGGACACTTCGCTAGCTGTGTCACCATCTGCATCCAGCTGTTCACTACTGCCACTTTTCTTCATCACACCCCCCTcaccctcctcatcctctgctCCCCGTGACCGTCGCTTTGGCAGGTTTATCCTACAGAGAAAATATCAGATTTATTACCTCTGATCTTTaaaatttcatgttttatttgctcaaaatttaacatttaattaagtaATGTGCATAAAAAAGCTGGGTGATCTTAGTAAAACTAAGAGAAGCCAAGAAAAATAAACTGCAGATTATTATAAAGGCATTTATGCTTATGTGGGACGTAAaatttaatgaaacaaaaaacatcatgaaaattctttaatttttttttttttttttagctatttAGGGTTTGTATAAAGTTACCTGAAGAAGTGATTGTTGCCCCAAAAGATTCTGTCACCATGGTGAAGCTGCAGAGGGCTGGTTACTGGAGAACCATTTACACATGTCctataacaattaaaaaacacacaaacagtgaaattatgaATTGGTGTTGGGTTGCGTTACACTTCCACCATAACAAAGACTTTCTTGCTTTGCCCCCACAGAACTCAGTTAGCTGCTCCACACATGAGCCTGGCACCATAATGCAACTTACCGAGCATTGCTGTAGGGGGTGAGGATAACGGCCTCTGCTGTAATGTCTATGATGCAGTGTTCTGCCTGGATACCCATCCCACACAGCTGGATGTCCTGCGAGTCTGCTGAGCCCACTTTTGTATGTTCCTAAGACACAATATCCAAGACATCATAAGATACTTTAAGATGAGAATTACACAATGTGACCAAGTCAGGTTTACAATCGTAATTCGAATTCATCTAACACCCAAATGCCAGTCATTAAATTTGGCCGAAATTTTGCTGATTAGTTATTTCAATTAAACATATATGACAGGTGAGATGTAAAGATTTATCGGCTAAATGGACAGGAAACTATGTCAAACACAGATGGTGAATGAAATTATACAAACTATGTAGAGTATGTACCTTCAGGTAGTACACCAGCAGTTCATTAAGAGCAGGATCAGCATTAAGGTTGACAAGAAAGCTTTTGTCTTCTCCAACTTTAATCCCTGAGGACTGAAGAGAAATACCCAGACTCTCTAGCTGCTTCTGACgctcctacaaacacacaaggacacatttAATTACATAGAGAGTAACCAAACATCAAAAtgattgtgaaaaaaaagttttttatcTGTCCTACCTGTGCAACCTCTTCAGTTTTGCGAAGCTTCTCCTCCCATGTAACGGTCATCTCTTGAATCAACTTCTCCGATTCTTCCAGACGGTCCTTCAGCTCTGGAGCCTTTAAAGACTGGAGACAGAAAAGAATACATGACAGCAGAGGAAAGTAAAGATTTTCACATGCTCATTTCTAACATTTCAATGACATCTCACCTCTGCTTGGGTCAGCTGTACTCGTAGTTTCTCTACTTCTTCTCGGAGCTCCCTGATGATGCGAGCGTTGGGATCTTCATTAACGACAGCATGGTTGACTATGCTCTTTGCTCTGTCGGCATAACGCAGTGTCGACAGTGTCTCCTCATAGTTGTCTGCTGCTGGACTCACAGTTGCAACCATCGCTGTGCGACTGTTCCCCCCCAGACAGTCCTGGAGAGAGATGCAGGCAACAAGAATGAGAAACACAATGGGATTCATTTACAAGAAAGAATTAAGAAGTTAAGAAGAAATTAAGAAGACGCACAAGAGAAAGATTTTCCTTCATCTATGACAGATGTGAGTAGGTTTAATGTGCATTTACCTTGAGCAGCCATGTCAGAACAGAGTCTCTGTAAGGGACaaacttgttcttgttctttgtGGTTCCCTGTTCAGCCAGTGCCGAGATCACCAGACCCAGGGTAGTCAGGGAcctggcagacacacacagacgcacatgAAAAAAATGAGGACAAAAGTTCATACTCTTCGCCTGTcttttctgttgtatttttgtgCGAGGATGCTTTAACATCAAGCTCGTTTTAACAATTCAAAGTGAAAATTTGCTGCAGTGTCCATATAGATGTCACCAGATTAAAAAATAAGTTCAAATGAGTACACTGTAAACTATTAGGCAAACATGCAACACTGCTGGGATGAAACATCTGTAAACAACCTGAGGTTTAGCTTCAAGGAAACAACCTTAATGAGCAAACATCCAATCATGAGTTTGTGGAGGTATGCTGGGCGTTAAACTGGTTAACGTACTTGTTTATGTTGCTTCCCTCCTTCAGGCGTTCCCCTGCTGCTCCAGTTTTTGCTGCTCGCTCACTTCCAGCTAAATCTACCAGACTTAGCCGACTCACCTTTTCTCCACTCGTCTAGAAAATGAGACAAGAGATAGAAACAAAAGAAAGGCAGATTATcatctcgttttttttttttacagaaaatggtTAAACTTACAACTTGCATATAATATCAGATAACATTGTCCCTTACGTCTCACGTAAGACTTTTCTGCCCAGGTGTCTGTTAAAACCAGACAGCTTTCTATTTATTAAAATTCTACAATCTAGATAAACTTTGTCCCTTTTAATATTTCTGTTAAAGATGGCGTATAGTATGTTATCGCAATAATGACAGCCACGCCACGGTCATCAGGGAATGTTCTGTTAGTTTTGTAgctaagggttagggttacacaGTTGGGCATGAAATTGCAACAATGACCATGTGGTCTGACATAGTTTGggattttcatttttatcctCTGGTATGACCACCAGAGAGTCTTCTTACAGTTCTCAATGACATCTGCCATACATATAAGAGAGAGCATTACAATATCCAGGATCTGGATCTGTGCAGTGGGACATTTATGCAGATCTACATCTGGTGAAAAGCAGTGCCAAGCATCCACACCGGGTTTGACAAATCAGTGACTGGACATGAATCACCCAAGAGACTCCACATCAAAGCAATCGCCGGTAGCTTTTCAACAGCTTTCGACAGTGCAGCTTTGTCCTGATTTACAAGCGTCAAAGCAACAGACGTATAAATAAGACAGATAAATAAGACAGAGTTTGGCTTACATGAAAAACCTCCCCTCATCAATTTGCTGTTAAGTGCCTTTGGGCTGGATGCTTAGGTTCATTAATGCTCAGCAGACATTCTCAATACTTTTCACAAAACAGTAACTGTGCGATTCCACTCTTTGGTTTCCTCATCTTTTATTCTTCTGTTGACAGGTTCTTTCTGTGTCTTTCCAAGAGCTGTTGAGGATATAGCTATCATCACATCATTTGTACTCAGACAGGTCCACACCAAGTGTGCCAAGTGTGACAAGCCAGTAACTGACGAGGCCGAACCTGATCTACATCTGCAACCAAAGCAGAATACGAGCTGATGCAGTTCTGTGTCTACTGTGGGCACGTGCAACCACAGATGTTTGTGCAAGGACAATAGTGTAAAATTGCAATATTTGTAAGTGAAACAcggtaaaaataaatctgtatcaatgagaaaataacaaaaaaattgaaaatcaaaaaaacacaaacttaatgAAGTCTATTTTTTATGTCATGTACAGTGGCTTCAGAGagtaaaatatcacatttacaagtattcagaccctttaCTCAGCACTAAGTTGAAGCACCTTTGGCAGCAATTACAGCTTTAAGTCTTTTTGGGTATGATCCAACAAGCCTTGCACACCTTCAAAATCGATTTTATTCTTTGATGCAAAACTTCCTCTCAAACTTGGTCAGGTCTCTCCAGAGATGTTTGATAGAGTTCGAGTGAGGGCTCTGGCTGGGCCACTCCAGGATATACACAGAACTGTCCCTAATCCACACAGTGTTAGGGTCAGGGTGTAGTTGTTGTACTTGTTACTTTCTAAAATTCTGATTTACCTTCGTCATTAAGGGGCACTGAGTGTAGAAAAGCAATTATTTAAAAGGTTGCAGCATGAGACAGCAACAtaacaaaattgaaaaaaaaactgtatcaCTCCTTAGCATAGCTTGCTGATTAAATGGTGACAATGAGAAACTCTTCTTGCCCCACACAGGATTCTGTGACCAGGAGAGTTGATACCTGAATCAGTAACAAGATAAGCAAGATCGGCAGGAAGGACATGCAGCTTTAAGGTAGCAGCACACGTCTCAAGTGTCATCACCTGGTCACACATGGTAAATAAAGGACAGCCGATGTCATCAAGTGACCCACCTATTTCAAAAGCACGACTGTGGCACGGCAGGGATCAAAATATGCAAACAACTGAGGGGTTTGGTGGCAAATAAGGACAAAGTGCACTGCAAACTGTCTGAAAATACTGTGATGAGCTGTTCAGTTTCATAATGACACATCAGGCACTGACTGTATGAGGAGGCTTTTTTTCACCAGTGCCTTTATTGCAGCTGCTGAGTCACAAAAGGGTGAAGATTAGCTCCAGTTAATGATCTGCAGCCATTTCCTTTAAAGATCTACATAAAGGAGTTACTTTGAGAGAGGAGACTTAAAAGTAGTAACTAAATGTTAAGTGGTGCCGTGATAATTTCTGGTGTTATTgccatctcctctctctctgtcaagcTTTGCAGTCGATCACTGAAACTCTGTTTCTGCTTGTTTGACAAAGAACTTGATTAGCTCTTAT from Solea solea chromosome 5, fSolSol10.1, whole genome shotgun sequence harbors:
- the kif13ba gene encoding kinesin-like protein KIF13B isoform X1; amino-acid sequence: MGEPSLDDANVKVALRVRPMNRREKELNTKCVVEMVKNQTILHPAGTNLGKADTRNQSKVFAYDYCFWSMDEADKEHFAGQEVVFQCLGESLLYNAFQGYNACIFAYGQTGSGKSYTMMGSGDQPGLIPRLCSALFERTQKEQREQESFTVEVSYMEIYNEKVRDLLDPKGGRQTLRVREHKVLGPYVDGLSRLAVACYKDIESLMSEGNKSRTVAATNMNEESSRSHAVFNIILTHTLKDLKSGTSGEKVSRLSLVDLAGSERAAKTGAAGERLKEGSNINKSLTTLGLVISALAEQGTTKNKNKFVPYRDSVLTWLLKDCLGGNSRTAMVATVSPAADNYEETLSTLRYADRAKSIVNHAVVNEDPNARIIRELREEVEKLRVQLTQAESLKAPELKDRLEESEKLIQEMTVTWEEKLRKTEEVAQERQKQLESLGISLQSSGIKVGEDKSFLVNLNADPALNELLVYYLKEHTKVGSADSQDIQLCGMGIQAEHCIIDITAEAVILTPYSNARTCVNGSPVTSPLQLHHGDRIFWGNNHFFRINLPKRRSRGAEDEEGEGGVMKKSGSSEQLDADGDTASEVSSEVSFSYEFAQTEVMMKALGNNDPMQAVLQSLERQHEEEKRSALERQRQMYEQELQQLRKKLNPDRLSSGYSGTLAPGQQGQGQQYRSLERLSMGGMSHSTSAQSRLRQWSEDREAVLVRSLRRLREQIMRANTLVQEACFIAEGLERHTEYRVTLQIPSDNLNANRKRDAVLSEPAIQVRRRCRGKQIWSLEKMENRLVDMRELYQEWQDYLLHDNDNPVMRSYFRRADPFFDEQENHSLIGVANVFLSCLFYDVKMQYAVPIINQKGEVAGRLHVEVVRVGGGLEDNMAGGDEPDNNQDSEIEDRKLVCMIKILQATGLPQYLSNFVFCQYSFWDQSEPIIVAPEVDPSSSSPSTKDPNCMVVFDSCKELAVSVSEDFIEYLTEGAVAIEVYGHRQADAGRNPALWDLSIIQAKTRTLRDRWSEVTRRLELWIQILEINENGDFVPVEVVPARDVQTGGIFQLRQGQSRRIQIDVRSVQDSGTMPLISEIVLAVSVGCVEIRTVTANQEADEMDSYQERDLERLRRQWLAALTKRQEYLDQHLQSLVSKSEKTEDDMEREAQLLEWRLTLTEERNAVMVPSAGSGIPGAPAEWVPLPGMETHIPVIFLNLKPDDLSSQDQFEVPDAGGWDATLNGEDEDDFFDLQIVKHYDGEVKAEASWDSTVHECPQLSRGGAWPEHRVYLTVRVVVQLSHPADMQLVLRKRICVNINPGRQGFAHNFLRRMSTRSTIPGCGVTFEVVSNIPGDAPGSEDREMLARLAASAHNSQSGDDEAAIEKYLRSVMSLENILTLDRLRQEVAVKEQLVSRGRSNRRSLSSPSVNRMSGSRQDLSTTCLLDDKGRWESQQDIFMPSQFHRTLPRPASSPSTYSTSPSSSATAITMTPPQNQEPEQGRLGLAASYLSVKALVPQMPKLLKSLFPVRDDKKELRPSPHSQQQHVPRIVTSGDENRAKTETPLTKDRRADFPEVPPLPVHDPHDTTPLSPLSQSSSGYFSTSVSTVTLSDVLQPSSSSSSLLAAETTLPLNPQQQPGADRNDVVTSPSSQCAARMAAALPPSSNSSTNHNSVTAEKSFSKQRLVNSEVGGEVYERLEIVLDEEERNHDDVLPDWLRDGAYVTVGSNKAGTVRYMGLTQFAEGVWVGVELDTPVGKNDGSVGGHRYFHCKPGYGVLVRPDRLSCCDRTSRQTGDFAAPAHVPVLRGEAIVARRVENRKSWSS
- the kif13ba gene encoding kinesin-like protein KIF13B isoform X4, producing MGEPSLDDANVKVALRVRPMNRREKELNTKCVVEMVKNQTILHPAGTNLGKADTRNQSKVFAYDYCFWSMDEADKEHFAGQEVVFQCLGESLLYNAFQGYNACIFAYGQTGSGKSYTMMGSGDQPGLIPRLCSALFERTQKEQREQESFTVEVSYMEIYNEKVRDLLDPKGGRQTLRVREHKVLGPYVDGLSRLAVACYKDIESLMSEGNKSRTVAATNMNEESSRSHAVFNIILTHTLKDLKSGTSGEKVSRLSLVDLAGSERAAKTGAAGERLKEGSNINKSLTTLGLVISALAEQGTTKNKNKFVPYRDSVLTWLLKDCLGGNSRTAMVATVSPAADNYEETLSTLRYADRAKSIVNHAVVNEDPNARIIRELREEVEKLRVQLTQAESLKAPELKDRLEESEKLIQEMTVTWEEKLRKTEEVAQERQKQLESLGISLQSSGIKVGEDKSFLVNLNADPALNELLVYYLKEHTKVGSADSQDIQLCGMGIQAEHCIIDITAEAVILTPYSNARTCVNGSPVTSPLQLHHGDRIFWGNNHFFRINLPKRRSRGAEDEEGEGGVMKKSGSSEQLDADGDTASEVSSEVSFSYEFAQTEVMMKALGNNDPMQAVLQSLERQHEEEKRSALERQRQMYEQELQQLRKKLNPDRLSSGYSGTLAPGQQGQGQQYRSLERLSMGGMSHSTSAQSRLRQWSEDREAVLVRSLRRLREQIMRANTLVQEACFIAEGLERHTEYRVTLQIPSDNLNANRKRDAVLSEPAIQVRRRCRGKQIWSLEKMENRLVDMRELYQEWQDYLLHDNDNPVMRSYFRRADPFFDEQENHSLIGVANVFLSCLFYDVKMQYAVPIINQKGEVAGRLHVEVVRVGGGLEDNMAGGDEPDNNQDSEIEDRKLVCMIKILQATGLPQYLSNFVFCQYSFWDQSEPIIVAPEVDPSSSSPSTKDPNCMVVFDSCKELAVSVSEDFIEYLTEGAVAIEVYGHRQADAGRNPALWDLSIIQAKTRTLRDRWSEVTRRLELWIQILEINENGDFVPVEVVPARDVQTGGIFQLRQGQSRRIQIDVRSVQDSGTMPLISEIVLAVSVGCVEIRTVTANQEADEMDSYQERDLERLRRQWLAALTKRQEYLDQHLQSLVSKSEKTEDDMEREAQLLEWRLTLTEERNAVMVPSAGSGIPGAPAEWVPLPGMETHIPVIFLNLKPDDLSSQDQFEVPDAGGWDATLNGEDEDDFFDLQIVKHYDGEVKAEASWDSTVHECPQLSRGGAWPEHRVYLTVRVVVQLSHPADMQLVLRKRICVNINPGRQGFAHNFLRRMSTRSTIPGCGVTFEVVSNIPGDAPGSEDREMLARLAASAHNSQSGDDEAAIEKYLRSVMSLENILTLDRLRQEVAVKEQLVSRGRSNRRSLSSPSVNRMSGSRQDLSTTCLLDDKGRWESQQDIFMPSQFHRTLPRPASSPSTYSTSPSSSATAITMTPPQNQEPEQVKALVPQMPKLLKSLFPVRDDKKELRPSPHSQQHVPRIVTSGDENRAKTETPLTKDRRADFPEVPPLPVHDPHDTTPLSPLSQSSSGYFSTSVSTVTLSDVLQPSSSSSSLLAAETTLPLNPQQQPGADRNDVVTSPSSQCAARMAAALPPSSNSSTNHNSVTAEKSFSKQRLVNSEVGGEVYERLEIVLDEEERNHDDVLPDWLRDGAYVTVGSNKAGTVRYMGLTQFAEGVWVGVELDTPVGKNDGSVGGHRYFHCKPGYGVLVRPDRLSCCDRTSRQTGDFAAPAHVPVLRGEAIVARRVENRKSWSS
- the kif13ba gene encoding kinesin-like protein KIF13B isoform X3, with product MGEPSLDDANVKVALRVRPMNRREKELNTKCVVEMVKNQTILHPAGTNLGKADTRNQSKVFAYDYCFWSMDEADKEHFAGQEVVFQCLGESLLYNAFQGYNACIFAYGQTGSGKSYTMMGSGDQPGLIPRLCSALFERTQKEQREQESFTVEVSYMEIYNEKVRDLLDPKGGRQTLRVREHKVLGPYVDGLSRLAVACYKDIESLMSEGNKSRTVAATNMNEESSRSHAVFNIILTHTLKDLKSGTSGEKVSRLSLVDLAGSERAAKTGAAGERLKEGSNINKSLTTLGLVISALAEQGTTKNKNKFVPYRDSVLTWLLKDCLGGNSRTAMVATVSPAADNYEETLSTLRYADRAKSIVNHAVVNEDPNARIIRELREEVEKLRVQLTQAESLKAPELKDRLEESEKLIQEMTVTWEEKLRKTEEVAQERQKQLESLGISLQSSGIKVGEDKSFLVNLNADPALNELLVYYLKEHTKVGSADSQDIQLCGMGIQAEHCIIDITAEAVILTPYSNARTCVNGSPVTSPLQLHHGDRIFWGNNHFFRINLPKRRSRGAEDEEGEGGVMKKSGSSEQLDADGDTASEVSSEVSFSYEFAQTEVMMKALGNNDPMQAVLQSLERQHEEEKRSALERQRQMYEQELQQLRKKLNPDRLSSGYSGTLAPGQQGQGQQYRSLERLSMGGMSHSTSAQSRLRQWSEDREAVLVRSLRRLREQIMRANTLVQEACFIAEGLERHTEYRVTLQIPSDNLNANRKRDAVLSEPAIQVRRRCRGKQIWSLEKMENRLVDMRELYQEWQDYLLHDNDNPVMRSYFRRADPFFDEQENHSLIGVANVFLSCLFYDVKMQYAVPIINQKGEVAGRLHVEVVRVGGGLEDNMAGGDEPDNNQDSEIEDRKLVCMIKILQATGLPQYLSNFVFCQYSFWDQSEPIIVAPEVDPSSSSPSTKDPNCMVVFDSCKELAVSVSEDFIEYLTEGAVAIEVYGHRQADAGRNPALWDLSIIQAKTRTLRDRWSEVTRRLELWIQILEINENGDFVPVEVVPARDVQTGGIFQLRQGQSRRIQIDVRSVQDSGTMPLISEIVLAVSVGCVEIRTVTANQEADEMDSYQERDLERLRRQWLAALTKRQEYLDQHLQSLVSKSEKTEDDMEREAQLLEWRLTLTEERNAVMVPSAGSGIPGAPAEWVPLPGMETHIPVIFLNLKPDDLSSQDQFEVPDAGGWDATLNGEDEDDFFDLQIVKHYDGEVKAEASWDSTVHECPQLSRGGAWPEHRVYLTVRVVVQLSHPADMQLVLRKRICVNINPGRQGFAHNFLRRMSTRSTIPGCGVTFEVVSNIPGDAPGSEDREMLARLAASAHNSQSGDDEAAIEKYLRSVMSLENILTLDRLRQEVAVKEQLVSRGRSNRRSLSSPSVNRMSGSRQDLSTTCLLDDKGRWESQQDIFMPSQFHRTLPRPASSPSTYSTSPSSSATAITMTPPQNQEPEQVKALVPQMPKLLKSLFPVRDDKKELRPSPHSQQQHVPRIVTSGDENRAKTETPLTKDRRADFPEVPPLPVHDPHDTTPLSPLSQSSSGYFSTSVSTVTLSDVLQPSSSSSSLLAAETTLPLNPQQQPGADRNDVVTSPSSQCAARMAAALPPSSNSSTNHNSVTAEKSFSKQRLVNSEVGGEVYERLEIVLDEEERNHDDVLPDWLRDGAYVTVGSNKAGTVRYMGLTQFAEGVWVGVELDTPVGKNDGSVGGHRYFHCKPGYGVLVRPDRLSCCDRTSRQTGDFAAPAHVPVLRGEAIVARRVENRKSWSS